In Castanea sativa cultivar Marrone di Chiusa Pesio chromosome 6, ASM4071231v1, a single window of DNA contains:
- the LOC142638530 gene encoding uncharacterized protein LOC142638530, whose translation MSIAYPMFSSTRMHQQIQVEKMRSGKYATSSQAPQPSSMIHGDVQSSFIPLEMSIVYPMFSSTRMNQEIQVEKMRRSGKDATSSQAPQVSSMIHGGVQSSSFFPGLFNPMFSNTRMLQENNLISSFS comes from the exons ATGTCTATTGCTTATCCCATGTTTAGCTCTACAAGAATGCATCAACAAATTCAAGTGGAAAAGATGAGAAGTGGAAAATATGCAACTAGTTCACAAGCTCCACAACCTAGTTCTATGATACATG GAGATGTTCAATCATCATTCATTCCCCTGGAGATGTCTATTGTTTATCCCATGTTTAGCTCTACAAGAATGAATCAAGAAATTCAAGTGGAAAAGATGAGAAGAAGTGGAAAAGATGCAACTAGTTCACAAGCTCCACAAGTTAGTTCTATGATACATG GAGGTGTTCAATCATCATCCTTTTTCCCAGGGTTGTTCAATCCCATGTTTAGTAATACAAGAATGCTTCAAGAAAATAATCTAATATCATCCTTCAGCTAG
- the LOC142638282 gene encoding cellulose synthase-like protein E6 isoform X2 — translation MGKGGGGEDAVMLPLFETKEARFRGAYKVLAFTVFVGICLIWAYRLTHIPRAGEQGRWAWIGMFMAELCFGLYWILTQSCRFKVVYNHPFKERLSNRYKDKLPSVDIFVCTADPKMEPPTMVINTVLSTMSYNYPPEKLSVYLSDDGGSDLTFYALIEASNFSKHWIPFCKKFNVEPRSPGAYFSQQIDVHDIRYAQEWLAIKKLYKKMESRIDSAVEMGEIPKEIRDQHKGFSEWNSKVTKQDHQSIVKIIIDGRDETAVDIYGGRSPTLVYMAREKRPQWPHNFKAGAMNALIRVSSEISNAPFILNLDCDMYANDADIIRETLCFFMDEKKGHEISFVQFPQNYDNITKNDIYACSISVTNNVELAGIGGYGAALYCGTGCLHRRESLYGKVYSKDYGRELNVEAKKNANKTVNELEEVSISLATCSYEKDTQWGKKMGVIYGCPVEDIVTGLAIQCRGWKSLYYNPHRKAFLGVAPTTLDVVLVQQKRWSEGMFQIFFSKYCPFTYGHGKIKLGAQMGYCMYLLWAPISFPTLYYVITPPLCLFHGISLFPQVESIWFWPFAYVFVARNACSIVEALSCGDTLKTWWNGQRIWLIRRTTSYFFGFIDTISRQLGLSETTFAITTKVVTGDVLKRYEEEVIEFGSSTIMVTIIAVLALLHIFSLIGGINKIFLDLELIKLDQLILQVVLSLLLVMINIPVYQALFIRNDEGHIPSSVLFKSVVLVSLACLIPMI, via the exons atgggaaaaggaggtggtggagaaGACGCAGTTATGCTTCCATTGTTTGAGACAAAAGAAGCAAGATTTAGAGGTGCATATAAGGTGTTAGCCTTCACAGTATTTGTGGGTATATGTTTGATATGGGCTTACAGATTGACTCACATTCCAAGAGCTGGAGAGCAAGGAAGGTGGGCTTGGATTGGTATGTTCATGGCTGAGCTATGCTTCGGTTTGTACTGGATACTCACTCAGTCTTGTCGTTTTAAGGTTGTTTACAATCACCCTTTCAAGGAAAGACTCTCAAACAG GTACAAAGACAAGTTACCAAGTGTTGACATTTTCGTGTGCACAGCAGACCCCAAGATGGAGCCACCAACTATGGTGATCAACACTGTTCTATCAACCATGTCCTACAATTATCCACCTGAGAAGTTGAGTGTTTATCTTTCTGATGATGGTGGGTCAGATTTGACATTCTATGCTCTCATCGAGGCCTCTAATTTCTCTAAGCATTGGATAcccttttgtaaaaaatttaatgtcGAACCAAGATCCCCAGGTGCCTACTTCTCCCAACAAATTGACGTTCATGACATCAGATATGCCCAAGAATGGTTGGCTATCAAG AAACTATACAAAAAAATGGAAAGTCGGATTGATTCGGCTGTGGAAATGGGGGAGattccaaaagaaataagggaCCAGCACAAGGGATTTTCAGAATGGAACTCCAAAGTAACAAAGCAAGATCATCAGTCAATTGTGAAG attataatTGATGGAAGGGATGAAACTGCGGTTGATATTTATGGAGGACGATCGCCAACGCTAGTGTACATGGCACGAGAAAAAAGACCCCAATGGCCTCACAACTTCAAAGCTGGAGCTATGAATGCACTG ATAAGAGTGTCATCTGAGATAAGCAATGCCCCTTTTATCCTCAACTTGGACTGTGACATGTATGCAAATGATGCAGACATAATACGAGAGACACTATGTTTTTTCATGGATGAAAAGAAAGGCCATGAGATCTCTTTTGTGCAATTTCCACAaaattatgacaatattacCAAGAATGATATTTATGCATGTTCTATTTCGGTAACTAATAAT GTTGAGCTTGCTGGTATAGGTGGATATGGTGCAGCCTTATATTGTGGCACTGGATGTCTCCATAGAAGAGAAAGCCTTTATGGTAAAGTATATTCTAAGGATTATGGAAGAGAATTGAATGTAGAAGCCAAAAAGAATGCAAATAAAACTGTTAATGAATTAGAAGAAGTTTCAATATCTCTTGCTACCTGTAGCTATGAGAAAGACACTCAGTGGGGGAaaaag atgggagtgatttatgggtGCCCGGTCGAAGATATTGTAACTGGCTTGGCTATCCAATGCAGGGGCTGGAAATCACTTTATTATAATCCACATAGAAAGGCCTTCTTGGGTGTTGCTCCAACTACCTTAGATGTAGTTCTTGTTCAACAAAAGAGGTGGTCTGAAGGCATGTTTCAGATATTTTTCTCCAAATATTGCCCTTTCACATATGGGCATGGCAAGATAAAATTGGGTGCCCAAATGGGATATTGTATGTATCTTTTATGGGCTCCAATTTCCTTCCCAACACTTTATTATGTGATTACTCCTCCTCTTTGCCTGTTTCATGGAATTTCCTTATTCCCCCAG GTTGAAAGCATATGGTTCTGGCCCTTTGCCTATGTTTTTGTAGCCAGGAATGCTTGCAGCATAGTTGAGGCCCTGAGTTGTGGGGATACACTTAAAACTTGGTGGAACGGACAGCGAATCTGGTTGATCCGAAGAACTACTTCGTACTTTTTCGGGTTCATTGACACCATTAGTAGGCAATTAGGCCTATCAGAAACAACATTTGCTATCACAACTAAGGTGGTTACAGGAGATGTGTTGAAGAGGTATGAGGAAGAAGTCATAGAGTTTGGAAGCTCAACCATCATGGTTACGATTATAGCAGTGTTGGCATTATTGCACATCTTCAGCTTAATTGGGGGAATCAACAAGATTTTTCTTGATTTGGAGTTAATAAAGTTAGACCAATTGATCTTGCAGGTTGTTCTTAGCTTGCTACTTGTCATGATCAATATACCAGTGTACCAAGCACTCTTCATCCGCAATGATGAGGGTCATATACCATCCTCagttttgttcaaatctgttGTTTTAGTTTCACTAGCTTGTTTGATACCTATGATTTAG
- the LOC142638282 gene encoding cellulose synthase-like protein E6 isoform X1: MGKGGGGEDAVMLPLFETKEARFRGAYKVLAFTVFVGICLIWAYRLTHIPRAGEQGRWAWIGMFMAELCFGLYWILTQSCRFKVVYNHPFKERLSNRYKDKLPSVDIFVCTADPKMEPPTMVINTVLSTMSYNYPPEKLSVYLSDDGGSDLTFYALIEASNFSKHWIPFCKKFNVEPRSPGAYFSQQIDVHDIRYAQEWLAIKKLYKKMESRIDSAVEMGEIPKEIRDQHKGFSEWNSKVTKQDHQSIVKIIIDGRDETAVDIYGGRSPTLVYMAREKRPQWPHNFKAGAMNALVELAGIGGYGAALYCGTGCLHRRESLYGKVYSKDYGRELNVEAKKNANKTVNELEEVSISLATCSYEKDTQWGKKMGVIYGCPVEDIVTGLAIQCRGWKSLYYNPHRKAFLGVAPTTLDVVLVQQKRWSEGMFQIFFSKYCPFTYGHGKIKLGAQMGYCMYLLWAPISFPTLYYVITPPLCLFHGISLFPQVESIWFWPFAYVFVARNACSIVEALSCGDTLKTWWNGQRIWLIRRTTSYFFGFIDTISRQLGLSETTFAITTKVVTGDVLKRYEEEVIEFGSSTIMVTIIAVLALLHIFSLIGGINKIFLDLELIKLDQLILQVVLSLLLVMINIPVYQALFIRNDEGHIPSSVLFKSVVLVSLACLIPMI; this comes from the exons atgggaaaaggaggtggtggagaaGACGCAGTTATGCTTCCATTGTTTGAGACAAAAGAAGCAAGATTTAGAGGTGCATATAAGGTGTTAGCCTTCACAGTATTTGTGGGTATATGTTTGATATGGGCTTACAGATTGACTCACATTCCAAGAGCTGGAGAGCAAGGAAGGTGGGCTTGGATTGGTATGTTCATGGCTGAGCTATGCTTCGGTTTGTACTGGATACTCACTCAGTCTTGTCGTTTTAAGGTTGTTTACAATCACCCTTTCAAGGAAAGACTCTCAAACAG GTACAAAGACAAGTTACCAAGTGTTGACATTTTCGTGTGCACAGCAGACCCCAAGATGGAGCCACCAACTATGGTGATCAACACTGTTCTATCAACCATGTCCTACAATTATCCACCTGAGAAGTTGAGTGTTTATCTTTCTGATGATGGTGGGTCAGATTTGACATTCTATGCTCTCATCGAGGCCTCTAATTTCTCTAAGCATTGGATAcccttttgtaaaaaatttaatgtcGAACCAAGATCCCCAGGTGCCTACTTCTCCCAACAAATTGACGTTCATGACATCAGATATGCCCAAGAATGGTTGGCTATCAAG AAACTATACAAAAAAATGGAAAGTCGGATTGATTCGGCTGTGGAAATGGGGGAGattccaaaagaaataagggaCCAGCACAAGGGATTTTCAGAATGGAACTCCAAAGTAACAAAGCAAGATCATCAGTCAATTGTGAAG attataatTGATGGAAGGGATGAAACTGCGGTTGATATTTATGGAGGACGATCGCCAACGCTAGTGTACATGGCACGAGAAAAAAGACCCCAATGGCCTCACAACTTCAAAGCTGGAGCTATGAATGCACTG GTTGAGCTTGCTGGTATAGGTGGATATGGTGCAGCCTTATATTGTGGCACTGGATGTCTCCATAGAAGAGAAAGCCTTTATGGTAAAGTATATTCTAAGGATTATGGAAGAGAATTGAATGTAGAAGCCAAAAAGAATGCAAATAAAACTGTTAATGAATTAGAAGAAGTTTCAATATCTCTTGCTACCTGTAGCTATGAGAAAGACACTCAGTGGGGGAaaaag atgggagtgatttatgggtGCCCGGTCGAAGATATTGTAACTGGCTTGGCTATCCAATGCAGGGGCTGGAAATCACTTTATTATAATCCACATAGAAAGGCCTTCTTGGGTGTTGCTCCAACTACCTTAGATGTAGTTCTTGTTCAACAAAAGAGGTGGTCTGAAGGCATGTTTCAGATATTTTTCTCCAAATATTGCCCTTTCACATATGGGCATGGCAAGATAAAATTGGGTGCCCAAATGGGATATTGTATGTATCTTTTATGGGCTCCAATTTCCTTCCCAACACTTTATTATGTGATTACTCCTCCTCTTTGCCTGTTTCATGGAATTTCCTTATTCCCCCAG GTTGAAAGCATATGGTTCTGGCCCTTTGCCTATGTTTTTGTAGCCAGGAATGCTTGCAGCATAGTTGAGGCCCTGAGTTGTGGGGATACACTTAAAACTTGGTGGAACGGACAGCGAATCTGGTTGATCCGAAGAACTACTTCGTACTTTTTCGGGTTCATTGACACCATTAGTAGGCAATTAGGCCTATCAGAAACAACATTTGCTATCACAACTAAGGTGGTTACAGGAGATGTGTTGAAGAGGTATGAGGAAGAAGTCATAGAGTTTGGAAGCTCAACCATCATGGTTACGATTATAGCAGTGTTGGCATTATTGCACATCTTCAGCTTAATTGGGGGAATCAACAAGATTTTTCTTGATTTGGAGTTAATAAAGTTAGACCAATTGATCTTGCAGGTTGTTCTTAGCTTGCTACTTGTCATGATCAATATACCAGTGTACCAAGCACTCTTCATCCGCAATGATGAGGGTCATATACCATCCTCagttttgttcaaatctgttGTTTTAGTTTCACTAGCTTGTTTGATACCTATGATTTAG
- the LOC142641056 gene encoding cellulose synthase-like protein E6 isoform X2: MGKEGGGEEALLPLFETKEARFRGAYKVFASTVFVGICLIWVYRLTHIPRAGEQGRWAWIGMFMAELWFGLYWILTQSCRFKVVYNYPFKERLSSRCKDKLPSIDIFVCTADPKKEPPTMVINTILSVMSYNYPPENLSIYLSDDSGSELTFYALLEASSFSKHWIPFCKKFNIQPRSPSAYFAQQIDIQDITYAQELLAIKKLYKEMENRIDSTVEMGEITKEIKDQHKGFSEWNSKVTKQDHQSIVKVELAGIDVYGATPYCGTACFHRRESLCGKVYSKDYRKEWNIEDKNNTYKTINELEVASKILASCSFEKETQWGEKMGLIYGYSSEDFVTGLAIQCRGWKSLYYNPNRMAFLGVAPITLNDVLMQQTRWSEALFQIFLSKYCPFIYGHGKIKLGAQMGYCIYLLWAPCSLPTLYYVIVPPLCLLHGISIFPQVKSRWFLPFAYVIVARNACSIAEALSCGDTLKAWWNWQKMWVIRRTTTHFFAFINTIVRQLGLSETTFVITGKVVTKDVSKRYEQEIVEFGSSTITFTIIATLAMLNFFSLIGAIKKIVLDLEFKVLDQLILQLSLNLLLVMLNIPVYQALFIRNDKGRIPASILFKSIVLASLACLMPII; encoded by the exons ATGGGAAAGGAAGGTGGTGGAGAAGAAGCACTACTTCCACTGTTTGAGACAAAGGAAGCAAGATTTAGAGGTGCATATAAGGTGTTTGCTTCCACAGTGTTTGTAGGAATATGTTTGATATGGGTTTACAGATTGACTCACATCCCAAGAGCTGGAGAGCAAGGGAGGTGGGCTTGGATTGGTATGTTCATGGCTGAGCTATGGTTCGGTTTGTACTGGATACTCACTCAGTCTTGTCGTTTTAAGGTTGTTTACAATTACCCCTTTAAGGAAAGACTCTCATCCAG ATGCAAAGACAAGTTACCAAGTATTGACATTTTCGTGTGCACGGCAGACCCCAAGAAGGAGCCACCAACTATGGTGATCAACACAATCTTATCAGTCATGTCCTACAATTATCCACCTGAAAATTTGAGTATTTATCTTTCAGATGATAGTGGGTCAGAGTTGACATTTTATGCTCTCCTAGAGGCCTCTAGTTTTTCTAAGCATTGGATACccttttgcaaaaaatttaatatccAACCAAGGTCCCCGAGTGCCTACTTTGCTCAACAAATTGACATTCAAGACATCACATATGCCCAAGAATTGTTGGCTATCAAG AAACTATACAAAGAAATGGAAAATCGGATTGACTCAACTGTTGAAATGGGAGAgattacaaaagaaataaaggatCAACACAAAGGATTTTCAGAATGGAACTCCAAAGTAACAAAGCAAGATCACCAGTCAATTGTGAAG GTTGAGCTTGCTGGAATAGATGTATATGGTGCAACTCCGTATTGTGGTACTGCATGTTTCCATAGAAGAGAAAGTCTTTGTGGAAAAGTGTATTCCAAGGATTATAGAAAAGAATGGAACATAGAAgacaaaaataatacatataaaacTATTAATGAATTAGAAGTAGCATCGAAAATACTTGCTAGTTGTAGCTTTGAGAAGGAGACTCAGTGGGGGGaaaag ATGGGGCTAATTTATGGGTACTCGTCTGAAGACTTTGTAACTGGCTTGGCTATCCAATGTAGGGGTTGGAAATCACTTTATTATAACCCAAATAGAATGGCCTTCTTGGGTGTTGCTCCAATTACCTTAAATGATGTTCTTATGCAACAAACGAGGTGGTCTGAAGCCCTGTTTCAAATATTTCTCTCCAAGTATTGCCCTTTCATATATGGTCATGGCAAGATAAAATTGGGTGCCCAAATGGGATATTGTATTTATCTTTTATGGGCTCCATGTTCCCTCCCAACACTCTATTATGTGATTGTTCCTCCCCTCTGCTTGCTCCATGGCATTTCCATATTCCCTCAG GTTAAAAGCCGATGGTTCCTACCCTTTGCATATGTGATTGTAGCTAGAAATGCTTGTAGCATAGCTGAGGCTCTAAGCTGTGGGGATACACTTAAAGCTTGGTGGAATTGGCAAAAGATGTGGGTGATCCGAAGGACCACTACACACTTTTTTGCATTCATTAACACCATTGTTAGGCAATTAGGCCTCTCTGAAACAACATTTGTGATCACAGGAAAAGTGGTCACAAAGGATGTGTCAAAGAGGTATGAGCAAGAAATCGTAGAGTTTGGAAGCTCAACTATCACGTTTACTATTATAGCAACACTAGCAATGCTAAACTTCTTCAGTTTAATTGGGGCAATCAAAAAGATTGTTTTGGATTTGGAGTTCAAGGTGTTGGACCAGTTGATCCTGCAGCTTAGTTTGAACTTGCTACTTGTCATGCTCAACATACCAGTCTACCAAGCACTCTTCATCCGCAATGATAAAGGTCGTATACCCGCTTCAATTTTGTTCAAGTCTATTGTTTTAGCTTCATTGGCTTGTTTGATGCCTATAATTTGA
- the LOC142641056 gene encoding cellulose synthase-like protein E6 isoform X1 — MGKEGGGEEALLPLFETKEARFRGAYKVFASTVFVGICLIWVYRLTHIPRAGEQGRWAWIGMFMAELWFGLYWILTQSCRFKVVYNYPFKERLSSRCKDKLPSIDIFVCTADPKKEPPTMVINTILSVMSYNYPPENLSIYLSDDSGSELTFYALLEASSFSKHWIPFCKKFNIQPRSPSAYFAQQIDIQDITYAQELLAIKKLYKEMENRIDSTVEMGEITKEIKDQHKGFSEWNSKVTKQDHQSIVKIMIDGRDKNGVDIYGGRLPMLVYMAREKRPQWPHNFKAGAMNALIRVSSEISNAPFILNLDCDMYANDADTIQEALCFFLDEKRGHEISFVQFPQNYDNITKNDLYACTFSVITNVELAGIDVYGATPYCGTACFHRRESLCGKVYSKDYRKEWNIEDKNNTYKTINELEVASKILASCSFEKETQWGEKMGLIYGYSSEDFVTGLAIQCRGWKSLYYNPNRMAFLGVAPITLNDVLMQQTRWSEALFQIFLSKYCPFIYGHGKIKLGAQMGYCIYLLWAPCSLPTLYYVIVPPLCLLHGISIFPQVKSRWFLPFAYVIVARNACSIAEALSCGDTLKAWWNWQKMWVIRRTTTHFFAFINTIVRQLGLSETTFVITGKVVTKDVSKRYEQEIVEFGSSTITFTIIATLAMLNFFSLIGAIKKIVLDLEFKVLDQLILQLSLNLLLVMLNIPVYQALFIRNDKGRIPASILFKSIVLASLACLMPII; from the exons ATGGGAAAGGAAGGTGGTGGAGAAGAAGCACTACTTCCACTGTTTGAGACAAAGGAAGCAAGATTTAGAGGTGCATATAAGGTGTTTGCTTCCACAGTGTTTGTAGGAATATGTTTGATATGGGTTTACAGATTGACTCACATCCCAAGAGCTGGAGAGCAAGGGAGGTGGGCTTGGATTGGTATGTTCATGGCTGAGCTATGGTTCGGTTTGTACTGGATACTCACTCAGTCTTGTCGTTTTAAGGTTGTTTACAATTACCCCTTTAAGGAAAGACTCTCATCCAG ATGCAAAGACAAGTTACCAAGTATTGACATTTTCGTGTGCACGGCAGACCCCAAGAAGGAGCCACCAACTATGGTGATCAACACAATCTTATCAGTCATGTCCTACAATTATCCACCTGAAAATTTGAGTATTTATCTTTCAGATGATAGTGGGTCAGAGTTGACATTTTATGCTCTCCTAGAGGCCTCTAGTTTTTCTAAGCATTGGATACccttttgcaaaaaatttaatatccAACCAAGGTCCCCGAGTGCCTACTTTGCTCAACAAATTGACATTCAAGACATCACATATGCCCAAGAATTGTTGGCTATCAAG AAACTATACAAAGAAATGGAAAATCGGATTGACTCAACTGTTGAAATGGGAGAgattacaaaagaaataaaggatCAACACAAAGGATTTTCAGAATGGAACTCCAAAGTAACAAAGCAAGATCACCAGTCAATTGTGAAG attatgaTTGATGGAAGGGACAAAAATGGGGTTGATATATATGGAGGGCGATTGCCAATGCTAGTGTACATGGCACGAGAAAAACGACCCCAATGGCCTCACAACTTCAAAGCTGGAGCTATGAATGCACTG ATAAGAGTGTCATCAGAGATAAGCAATGCCCCTTTCATCCTTAACTTGGATTGTGACATGTATGCAAATGATGCAGATACAATACAAGAAGCACTATGTTTTTTCTTGGATGAAAAGAGAGGCCATGAGATCTCCTTCGTGCAATTTCCACAAAATTATGACAATATCACCAAAAATGATTTATATGCATGTACTTTTTCAGTAATTACTAAT GTTGAGCTTGCTGGAATAGATGTATATGGTGCAACTCCGTATTGTGGTACTGCATGTTTCCATAGAAGAGAAAGTCTTTGTGGAAAAGTGTATTCCAAGGATTATAGAAAAGAATGGAACATAGAAgacaaaaataatacatataaaacTATTAATGAATTAGAAGTAGCATCGAAAATACTTGCTAGTTGTAGCTTTGAGAAGGAGACTCAGTGGGGGGaaaag ATGGGGCTAATTTATGGGTACTCGTCTGAAGACTTTGTAACTGGCTTGGCTATCCAATGTAGGGGTTGGAAATCACTTTATTATAACCCAAATAGAATGGCCTTCTTGGGTGTTGCTCCAATTACCTTAAATGATGTTCTTATGCAACAAACGAGGTGGTCTGAAGCCCTGTTTCAAATATTTCTCTCCAAGTATTGCCCTTTCATATATGGTCATGGCAAGATAAAATTGGGTGCCCAAATGGGATATTGTATTTATCTTTTATGGGCTCCATGTTCCCTCCCAACACTCTATTATGTGATTGTTCCTCCCCTCTGCTTGCTCCATGGCATTTCCATATTCCCTCAG GTTAAAAGCCGATGGTTCCTACCCTTTGCATATGTGATTGTAGCTAGAAATGCTTGTAGCATAGCTGAGGCTCTAAGCTGTGGGGATACACTTAAAGCTTGGTGGAATTGGCAAAAGATGTGGGTGATCCGAAGGACCACTACACACTTTTTTGCATTCATTAACACCATTGTTAGGCAATTAGGCCTCTCTGAAACAACATTTGTGATCACAGGAAAAGTGGTCACAAAGGATGTGTCAAAGAGGTATGAGCAAGAAATCGTAGAGTTTGGAAGCTCAACTATCACGTTTACTATTATAGCAACACTAGCAATGCTAAACTTCTTCAGTTTAATTGGGGCAATCAAAAAGATTGTTTTGGATTTGGAGTTCAAGGTGTTGGACCAGTTGATCCTGCAGCTTAGTTTGAACTTGCTACTTGTCATGCTCAACATACCAGTCTACCAAGCACTCTTCATCCGCAATGATAAAGGTCGTATACCCGCTTCAATTTTGTTCAAGTCTATTGTTTTAGCTTCATTGGCTTGTTTGATGCCTATAATTTGA